The Oncorhynchus masou masou isolate Uvic2021 chromosome 31, UVic_Omas_1.1, whole genome shotgun sequence genome includes a region encoding these proteins:
- the gabrb3 gene encoding gamma-aminobutyric acid receptor subunit beta-3, whose product MMDLRRYPLDEQNCTLEIESYGYTTDDIEFYWKGGENAVTGVTRIELPQFSIVDYKLVSRNVVFSTGAYPRLSLSFKLKRNIGYFILQTYMPSILITILSWVSFWINYDASAARVALGITTVLTLTTINTHLRETLPKIPYVKAIDMYLMGCFVFVFLALLEYAFVNYVFFGRGHRMQKKLAEKVNNDRAAKFDGNRVTFTPSEMVDSQGNILLTTLEIHNQVGAGNEITTSITETTTRNSTSMIFNQSGLQYRKPSALSGRERNAHAHVKKTRLRRRSSQFIIKIPNLTDVNSIDRWSRVVFPFTFTLFNFIYWLYYVN is encoded by the exons ATGATGGACCTGAGGAGATACCCACTGGACGAACAGAACTGTACTCTGGAGATAGAGAGCT ATGGCTACACCACAGATGACATCGAGTTCTACTGGAAAGGGGGGGAGAATGCTGTGACAGGAGTGACGCGCATCGAGCTGCCTCAGTTCTCCATCGTGGACTACAAACTGGTTTCCAGGAACGTGGTCTTTTCCACAG GTGCCTACCCACGTCTGTCTCTGAGCTTCAAGCTAAAGAGGAACATCGGCTACTTCATCCTGCAGACGTACATGCCCTCCATCCTGATCACCATCCTGTCCTGGGTCTCCTTCTGGATCAACTACGACGCCTCCGCTGCCAGAGTGGCTTTAG GTATCACCACGGTGTTGACCTTGACCACCATCAACACCCATCTGAGAGAGACGCTCCCTAAGATCCCCTACGTCAAGGCCATAGACATGTACCTGATGGGCTGCTTCGTGTTTGTCTTCCTGGCTCTGCTGGAGTACGCCTTCGTCAACTACGTCTTCTTCGGACGGGGCCATCGGATGCAGAAGAAGTTGGCAGAGAAGGTCAACAATGACAGGGCGGCCAAGTTCGACGGCAACAGGGTAACGTTTACCCCCTCAGAAATG GTTGACTCTCAGGGCAACATCCTCCTGACTACCCTGGAGATCCACAACCAAGTTGGCGCCGGCAATGAGATCACAACCAGCATCACCGAGACAACCACACGGAACTCCACCTCCATGATATTCAACCAATCAGGCCTCCAGTACCGAAAACCGAGTGCTCTGAGTGGCCGGGAAAGAAACGCCCATGCTCACGTGAAGAAGACACGGCTACGCAGGCGGTCCTCTCAATTCATAATCAAAATCCCCAACCTGACGGACGTGAACTCCATCGATAGATGGTCACGGGTTGTCTTCCCCTTCACCTTTACCCTCTTCAACTTCATCTACTGGCTTTACTACGTGAACTAG